The Candidatus Eisenbacteria bacterium genome includes a region encoding these proteins:
- a CDS encoding class I SAM-dependent methyltransferase — translation MSDYELIDSGEGFKLERFGSYVLVRPAAQAAWKRRLSRAAWSKADASFDRSDGNRWQNRSALPERWVVTIEGIRLHLSATDFGHVGVFPEQSGQWSWIRRRAAAPCRVLNLFAYSGGSTLAAAQGGAEVCHLDASRGMVERAAENAELCGLAGAPIRWIVDDAIKFLGREAKRGRKYDGLILDPPSFGRGRRGEVFKIRDGIARLMELSERLLSDKPSFVLLTCHTPEYSPRVLGNLLASVKARFGGKLETGEMLLTGGPEVLPLPSGAYARWRTGAAEGGA, via the coding sequence ATGAGCGACTACGAACTGATCGACAGCGGTGAAGGCTTCAAACTGGAACGGTTCGGATCTTATGTTCTGGTCCGGCCCGCCGCCCAGGCGGCGTGGAAGAGGCGCCTTTCCCGCGCGGCCTGGTCGAAGGCGGACGCATCCTTCGACCGAAGCGACGGGAACCGCTGGCAGAACCGATCCGCCCTTCCCGAACGCTGGGTCGTGACGATCGAGGGAATCCGTCTCCACCTCTCCGCCACGGATTTCGGGCATGTCGGGGTCTTCCCCGAGCAGAGCGGCCAGTGGTCCTGGATCCGCCGTCGCGCCGCCGCCCCCTGCCGCGTCCTCAATCTTTTCGCCTACTCGGGGGGCTCCACTCTTGCGGCGGCTCAGGGGGGCGCCGAGGTGTGCCATCTCGACGCATCGCGGGGAATGGTCGAACGGGCCGCCGAGAACGCGGAACTCTGCGGTCTCGCCGGCGCGCCGATCCGCTGGATCGTGGACGACGCGATCAAATTCCTCGGCCGCGAAGCGAAACGGGGAAGGAAATACGACGGCCTTATTCTCGACCCCCCCTCCTTCGGGCGCGGGCGCCGCGGCGAAGTGTTCAAGATCCGCGACGGGATCGCCCGCCTCATGGAACTCTCCGAGAGGCTTCTCTCGGACAAGCCCTCCTTCGTCCTACTCACCTGTCACACGCCGGAGTATTCCCCCCGCGTACTCGGCAACCTGCTCGCCTCGGTGAAGGCCCGCTTCGGCGGGAAGTTGGAGACCGGAGAGATGCTCCTCACCGGCGGCCCGGAGGTCCTCCCGCTCCCGAGCGGCGCCTACGCCCGCTGGCGCACCGGCGCCGCGGAGGGCGGAGCGTGA